In the genome of Streptomyces sp. SAI-127, the window AACGTTGAGGAACTTGCCTGACACAACATGCCGCACGGGGGATGCATGGCGTCACAGTATGCAGTCACGCAGGACGCACTGACTCGATTCTCAAGGACTGCGCAGGAGCGCGCTGAGCGGCTGCGGCGGATCCGGGAGGCGCTGGGTGCGCACTCTCCCGGTGCGAACGCTTTCGGCAAGCTCCCGGAGTCCCAGGAGACCGGTCAGGACTACCGCGAGCGTGTCGACGCCACATTGGAGAACCTCGACTTCGCGGCAGGACAGCAGGAGCAGATCGCCGAGTTCATCGAGCGGACTGGTCGCTCGTACCAGGAGGTCGAGGACCACACGGTGGACCAGGTCCGTAGCATCGCGGCCCAGTCTCGGGGGGCGATGTGAGCGGGCCGGCAGGTGCGGTGGTCGATGCCTACGGCAAGGTCAACGACTGGATGAGCCCGCTCAGCGGGCTGCTCGACGAGCTGATGCGCCCGGTGGTGGAACCGCTGGCCGAGCAGCTCGAATTCGTCACCGGCGATCCCGAAGGCCTCCAGGACGCTGCTGATCTGTGGGCCAAGCAGGCTGGTGCGCTCCGTGATCTCCTAGCCGACCAACGGCGTGACCGCGCAGATCTCGCTCATGAATGGTCCGGCGGGGCAGCTGACGCCTTCTTCAACGAACTCATCGACCTGGAAGCGGAGTTCGATGCCGAGGCCGCGGACATGGAGGGAACGGCCGAGCTGCTCCGGGAAGCGGCCGAAGAGTGCCGCATGATCCAGGAGATGGTCGAGACGGTCATCCGCGAGCTGATTGAATGGGCGCTGATCACTCTCGCTGCTTCCGCCGCCTTCGCCGCGCTGACCGCGGGTGTTTCCGCGGCCGCCGGTGCCGCCGCGGCCGCCGCTGAGGGCTCCTTGGCCGCCACCCGGATCGCGAGCCTGGTGGCACGGCTCGCCAGAGCCTTGGAGA includes:
- a CDS encoding WXG100 family type VII secretion target, translating into MVDAYGKVNDWMSPLSGLLDELMRPVVEPLAEQLEFVTGDPEGLQDAADLWAKQAGALRDLLADQRRDRADLAHEWSGGAADAFFNELIDLEAEFDAEAADMEGTAELLREAAEECRMIQEMVETVIRELIEWALITLAASAAFAALTAGVSAAAGAAAAAAEGSLAATRIASLVARLARALEKIAERMRALSVLAKTNRFSTAKPWTWKHVGDLQTPDGLRAFVAQRVVKTTGKAALGAVGLTGDPVGQTNQEGMQGAMGIGADEADDRLAGNRNPSTAAREDLGIANPSDHDHQTVEPRFRDNPFG